Proteins encoded within one genomic window of Sebastes fasciatus isolate fSebFas1 chromosome 18, fSebFas1.pri, whole genome shotgun sequence:
- the hlx1 gene encoding H2.0-like homeobox protein isoform X3 encodes MYTAGLNPFYASNFSLWSAYCGFSVDSMKKPSFCIADILQAGDAENIPGSSALMVHMGGHHQQNQHQNQHPNHHQQHGSSPLRPSPVAPYSRHGLQLTSVSRTTAFNSQQAPPPSSKDLKFGIDRILSTDFDPKGKEKSSLRGPYAVLTKDTMPQTYKRKRSWSRAVFSNLQRKGLEKRFEIQKYVTKPDRKQLAAMLGLTDAQVKVWFQNRRMKWRHSKEAQAQKDKEKEPQPEQSASEAGSRETKEPAEESEMGSDARSEGDSDEAPEEEEHSDGHLDICEQTNKTSVIITGGGTGGSTGSTGGGCSSTPASSAPEAASVTEQDASQILI; translated from the exons ATGTACACAGCCGGACTCAACCCGTTTTACGCGTCAAACTTCAGCCTCTGGTCCGCGTACTGCGGCTTCTCTGTGGACTCCATGAAGAAACCCTCCTTCTGCATCGCGGACATCCTGCAGGCTGGAGATGCGGAGAACATCCCGGGGTCGTCTGCGCTCATGGTGCACATGGGAGGACAccaccagcagaaccagcaccAGAACCAGCACCCaaaccaccaccagcagcatggCTCCTCTCCACTGCGTCCTTCTCCCGTCGCTCCGTACAGCAGACACGGACTACAGCTGACATCTGTCTCCAGAACAACCGCGTTCAACTCCCAGCAAGCTCCTCCACCTTCCAGCAAAGACCTCAAGTTCGGAATCGATCGGATATTGTCGACAGACTTTGATCCAAAAGGCAAAGAGAAGTCATCATTAAGAG GTCCGTACGCCGTCCTCACTAAAGACACGATGCCACAGACGTACAAGAGGAAGAGGTCGTGGTCGAGGGCGGTGTTCTCCAACCTGCAGAGGAAAGGACTGGAGAAGAGATTTGAGATACAGAAATATGTCACCAAGCCGGACAGAAAACAGCTGGCTGCGATGCTCGGGCTGACAGACGCTCAG gTGAAGGTTTGGTTCCAGAACAGACGCATGAAGTGGAGACACTCTAAAGAGGCGCAGGCCCAGAAGGACAAAGAGAAGGAGCCGCAGCCCGAGCAGAGCGCCTCAGAGGCCGGCAGCAGAGAGACCAAAGAGCCGGCGGAGGAGTCCGAGATGGGGAGCGATGCACGGAGCGAGGGAGACTCCGACGAGGctccggaggaggaggaacactCTGACGGACATTTGGACATTTGTGAGCAAACGAATAAAACCAGCGTGATCATCACCGGAGGAGGAACCGGAGGAAGCACCGGGAGCACCGGAGGAGGCTGCAGCAGCACGCCGGCGAGCAGCGCTCCGGAGGCGGCCTCAGTCACAGAGCAGGACGCCTCTCAGATACTCATATGA
- the hlx1 gene encoding H2.0-like homeobox protein isoform X2, with product MYTAGLNPFYASNFSLWSAYCGFSVDSMKKPSFCIADILQAGDAENIPGSSALMVHMGGHHQQNQHQNQHPNHHQQHGSSPLRPSPVAPYSRHGLQLTSVSRTTAFNSQQAPPPSSKDLKFGIDRILSTDFDPKGKEKSSLRDLTSIISSNRQSGIHHIPIQPPTSQYFSCIDPGMSDASSMMSSLGSSSSRHSGQHQFQDTFPGPYAVLTKDTMPQTYKRKRSWSRAVFSNLQRKGLEKRFEIQKYVTKPDRKQLAAMLGLTDAQVKVWFQNRRMKWRHSKEAQAQKDKEKEPQPEQSASEAGSRETKEPAEESEMGSDARSEGDSDEAPEEEEHSDGHLDICEQTNKTSVIITGGGTGGSTGSTGGGCSSTPASSAPEAASVTEQDASQILI from the exons ATGTACACAGCCGGACTCAACCCGTTTTACGCGTCAAACTTCAGCCTCTGGTCCGCGTACTGCGGCTTCTCTGTGGACTCCATGAAGAAACCCTCCTTCTGCATCGCGGACATCCTGCAGGCTGGAGATGCGGAGAACATCCCGGGGTCGTCTGCGCTCATGGTGCACATGGGAGGACAccaccagcagaaccagcaccAGAACCAGCACCCaaaccaccaccagcagcatggCTCCTCTCCACTGCGTCCTTCTCCCGTCGCTCCGTACAGCAGACACGGACTACAGCTGACATCTGTCTCCAGAACAACCGCGTTCAACTCCCAGCAAGCTCCTCCACCTTCCAGCAAAGACCTCAAGTTCGGAATCGATCGGATATTGTCGACAGACTTTGATCCAAAAGGCAAAGAGAAGTCATCATTAAGAG ATCTCACGTCCATCATTAGCTCGAACCGTCAGTCAGGGATCCATCACATCCCCATTCAGCCTCCGACCAGCCAGTACTTCTCCTGCATAGACCCCGGGATGAGCGACGCGTCCTCCATGATGAGTTCActaggcagcagcagcagcaggcattCAGGCCAGCATCAGTTTCAGGACACCTTCCCAG GTCCGTACGCCGTCCTCACTAAAGACACGATGCCACAGACGTACAAGAGGAAGAGGTCGTGGTCGAGGGCGGTGTTCTCCAACCTGCAGAGGAAAGGACTGGAGAAGAGATTTGAGATACAGAAATATGTCACCAAGCCGGACAGAAAACAGCTGGCTGCGATGCTCGGGCTGACAGACGCTCAG gTGAAGGTTTGGTTCCAGAACAGACGCATGAAGTGGAGACACTCTAAAGAGGCGCAGGCCCAGAAGGACAAAGAGAAGGAGCCGCAGCCCGAGCAGAGCGCCTCAGAGGCCGGCAGCAGAGAGACCAAAGAGCCGGCGGAGGAGTCCGAGATGGGGAGCGATGCACGGAGCGAGGGAGACTCCGACGAGGctccggaggaggaggaacactCTGACGGACATTTGGACATTTGTGAGCAAACGAATAAAACCAGCGTGATCATCACCGGAGGAGGAACCGGAGGAAGCACCGGGAGCACCGGAGGAGGCTGCAGCAGCACGCCGGCGAGCAGCGCTCCGGAGGCGGCCTCAGTCACAGAGCAGGACGCCTCTCAGATACTCATATGA
- the hlx1 gene encoding H2.0-like homeobox protein isoform X1, translating into MYTAGLNPFYASNFSLWSAYCGFSVDSMKKPSFCIADILQAGDAENIPGSSALMVHMGGHHQQNQHQNQHPNHHQQHGSSPLRPSPVAPYSRHGLQLTSVSRTTAFNSQQAPPPSSKDLKFGIDRILSTDFDPKGKEKSSLRDLTSIISSNRQSGIHHIPIQPPTSQYFSCIDPGMSDASSMMSSLGSSSSRHSGQHQFQDTFPGSHPHVGGRDVTDRKLLFFGGPYAVLTKDTMPQTYKRKRSWSRAVFSNLQRKGLEKRFEIQKYVTKPDRKQLAAMLGLTDAQVKVWFQNRRMKWRHSKEAQAQKDKEKEPQPEQSASEAGSRETKEPAEESEMGSDARSEGDSDEAPEEEEHSDGHLDICEQTNKTSVIITGGGTGGSTGSTGGGCSSTPASSAPEAASVTEQDASQILI; encoded by the exons ATGTACACAGCCGGACTCAACCCGTTTTACGCGTCAAACTTCAGCCTCTGGTCCGCGTACTGCGGCTTCTCTGTGGACTCCATGAAGAAACCCTCCTTCTGCATCGCGGACATCCTGCAGGCTGGAGATGCGGAGAACATCCCGGGGTCGTCTGCGCTCATGGTGCACATGGGAGGACAccaccagcagaaccagcaccAGAACCAGCACCCaaaccaccaccagcagcatggCTCCTCTCCACTGCGTCCTTCTCCCGTCGCTCCGTACAGCAGACACGGACTACAGCTGACATCTGTCTCCAGAACAACCGCGTTCAACTCCCAGCAAGCTCCTCCACCTTCCAGCAAAGACCTCAAGTTCGGAATCGATCGGATATTGTCGACAGACTTTGATCCAAAAGGCAAAGAGAAGTCATCATTAAGAG ATCTCACGTCCATCATTAGCTCGAACCGTCAGTCAGGGATCCATCACATCCCCATTCAGCCTCCGACCAGCCAGTACTTCTCCTGCATAGACCCCGGGATGAGCGACGCGTCCTCCATGATGAGTTCActaggcagcagcagcagcaggcattCAGGCCAGCATCAGTTTCAGGACACCTTCCCAGGTAGCCACCCACATGTAGGAGGACGTGATGTCACAGACAGGAAACTGCTGTTTTTTGGAG GTCCGTACGCCGTCCTCACTAAAGACACGATGCCACAGACGTACAAGAGGAAGAGGTCGTGGTCGAGGGCGGTGTTCTCCAACCTGCAGAGGAAAGGACTGGAGAAGAGATTTGAGATACAGAAATATGTCACCAAGCCGGACAGAAAACAGCTGGCTGCGATGCTCGGGCTGACAGACGCTCAG gTGAAGGTTTGGTTCCAGAACAGACGCATGAAGTGGAGACACTCTAAAGAGGCGCAGGCCCAGAAGGACAAAGAGAAGGAGCCGCAGCCCGAGCAGAGCGCCTCAGAGGCCGGCAGCAGAGAGACCAAAGAGCCGGCGGAGGAGTCCGAGATGGGGAGCGATGCACGGAGCGAGGGAGACTCCGACGAGGctccggaggaggaggaacactCTGACGGACATTTGGACATTTGTGAGCAAACGAATAAAACCAGCGTGATCATCACCGGAGGAGGAACCGGAGGAAGCACCGGGAGCACCGGAGGAGGCTGCAGCAGCACGCCGGCGAGCAGCGCTCCGGAGGCGGCCTCAGTCACAGAGCAGGACGCCTCTCAGATACTCATATGA